In a single window of the Candidatus Neomarinimicrobiota bacterium genome:
- a CDS encoding T9SS type A sorting domain-containing protein gives MLTRILRRNREGNDIGNNLCRTFRTLLFLMIAASSHVPFGQTFIFISAVSAQIATDGTVKSFQKISDTAGSFTATLDNSDFFGVSVASLGDLDGDGVTDLAVGAHFGNDGGANRGAVYVLFLNTDGTVKSFQKISDTAGSFTATLDNSDVFGISVASLGDLDGDAVTDMAVGAYVDDDGGSDRGAVYVLFLNTDGTVKSFQKISDTAGSFTATLDDVDLFGSSVASLGDLDGDGVSDLAVGAVFDGDGGENRGAVYSLFLKAEATASTVTTGAATNVSTTSATLNGTVNPNNLSTTVTFEWGETTSYGNTITADQSPVTGTTDVAVSANLTGLSESTEYHFRVVATNSAGTTNGGDQTFTTTLAGTAPTATTDTATNVSTTSATLNGTVNPNNLSTTLTFEWGQTTTYGNTVTADQSPVTGTSDVSVSATLTELSDNTEYHFRAVATNSAGTTNGGDQTFTTTLAGTAPTAATDAATNVSTTSATLNGTVNPNNLSTTVTFEWGETTSYGNTVTADQSPVTGTSDVSVSATLTELSDNTEYHFRAVATNSAGTTNGGDQTFATLQAGSAPTAITIPATDIGTTSATLNGIVNPNDPLTTVTFEYGETEGYGSTSTADQSPLTGTVDLTVSTNIMDLLSNTEYHFRVVATNDVGTTNGGDRMFSTLELAPPVISGSLQGIVASEGELVTVNVQIAAEAGLNRAELKYFIGGTKTLRTSAFSDVGGNQYQALIPPEHVTDRGIVGFIQAEDNLGRVAVSDTAEIRVHFDDIGISRVSTEQYAMISVPGDLDGKNQTPVLGDELGVYDKTRWRLFGWNGTNYTEFEGSANFNPGAAFWIITAKGANLSGGPGTSTQLMPAHSIGLNQGWNQIGSPYNFDVDVGQMKYDPAAIEPQFYEYDPAINDYVIQTSMKPGGGVWIYAFQNTALQVNSGTGSLARQVVETLPLQWGGRAKATVGHMQDTENAFGVASMASDAWDESDRHEPPVIGDYVTLAFDNREWDYRGGLYSRDIRSQEAQGHVWPFVVRTNHEGYVHLDFEWTEAVPPGWEAHVVDRDLEVVRTLSEVPQYTFRSNGSKTQRNFSLVVGQPSFVREAIEEFVTVPEEYELFQNMPNPFNAVTTIRFSLPEEGKVNLVIYDVMGHEVVTLSKEERYDRGIHISLWNGKNRYGRNVGTGVYLYRIQAGDFIQSRKMVLLR, from the coding sequence ATGCTAACCAGAATCTTGCGCAGGAATAGGGAAGGAAATGATATTGGTAACAATTTGTGTCGCACATTCAGAACACTACTTTTTCTCATGATTGCTGCCTCAAGCCACGTCCCATTTGGGCAAACCTTCATCTTCATCTCAGCCGTTTCGGCTCAGATCGCGACTGATGGGACCGTTAAAAGTTTCCAAAAGATCAGCGACACGGCGGGCAGCTTCACCGCCACGCTGGATAATAGCGACTTCTTTGGCGTCTCGGTGGCCAGCCTGGGCGACCTGGACGGTGACGGGGTAACAGACCTGGCCGTTGGAGCCCATTTTGGTAACGACGGCGGGGCTAACCGGGGGGCGGTATACGTCCTTTTCCTTAATACCGATGGGACGGTGAAGTCCTTCCAGAAGATCAGCGACACGGCAGGCAGCTTCACCGCCACGCTGGATAATAGCGACGTCTTTGGCATCTCGGTGGCCAGCCTGGGCGATCTGGACGGTGACGCGGTCACCGACATGGCTGTCGGAGCCTATGTTGATGACGACGGCGGGAGTGACCGGGGAGCGGTATACGTCCTTTTCCTTAATACCGATGGGACGGTGAAGTCCTTCCAGAAGATCAGCGACACGGCGGGCAGCTTCACCGCCACGCTGGATGATGTCGACCTCTTTGGCAGCTCGGTGGCCAGCCTGGGCGATCTGGACGGTGACGGGGTCAGCGACCTGGCCGTGGGAGCCGTTTTTGATGGCGACGGCGGGGAAAATCGGGGAGCGGTATATTCATTGTTTCTGAAAGCGGAGGCGACGGCATCAACGGTCACGACAGGTGCCGCCACAAACGTTAGCACAACTTCTGCCACGCTCAATGGCACGGTCAATCCAAATAACCTCAGCACGACCGTTACCTTCGAATGGGGCGAAACGACAAGCTACGGAAATACGATAACGGCAGATCAAAGTCCTGTAACAGGCACAACTGATGTTGCAGTAAGTGCAAATCTCACCGGACTTTCAGAAAGCACAGAATATCACTTCCGTGTAGTAGCAACCAATAGCGCAGGCACAACCAACGGTGGCGATCAAACGTTCACCACTACCTTAGCCGGGACTGCCCCAACAGCCACCACAGACACTGCCACAAACGTTAGCACCACCTCCGCCACACTCAATGGCACGGTCAATCCAAATAATCTCAGCACGACCCTTACCTTCGAATGGGGACAAACGACAACCTACGGAAATACGGTAACAGCAGATCAAAGTCCTGTGACAGGCACAAGTGACGTTTCGGTAAGTGCCACTCTGACTGAACTTTCTGATAACACAGAATACCACTTCCGTGCGGTAGCAACCAATAGCGCGGGCACGACCAACGGTGGCGATCAAACGTTCACCACTACCTTGGCCGGGACTGCCCCAACAGCGGCGACAGACGCCGCCACAAACGTTAGCACAACTTCCGCCACACTCAACGGTACGGTCAATCCAAACAATCTCAGCACGACCGTTACCTTCGAATGGGGAGAAACGACAAGCTATGGAAATACGGTAACGGCAGATCAAAGTCCTGTGACAGGCACAAGTGACGTTTCGGTAAGTGCCACTCTGACTGAACTTTCTGATAACACAGAATACCACTTCCGTGCGGTAGCAACCAATAGCGCAGGGACGACCAACGGTGGAGATCAAACATTTGCAACCTTGCAGGCTGGAAGTGCTCCAACGGCCATTACCATCCCAGCAACCGATATCGGAACTACCTCAGCCACCCTCAACGGCATCGTAAATCCAAATGACCCTCTTACAACAGTTACGTTTGAATATGGAGAAACAGAGGGTTACGGGAGTACTTCAACAGCAGATCAAAGTCCTCTCACTGGTACAGTTGATCTTACCGTCAGCACCAATATCATGGATCTTCTGTCAAATACTGAGTACCACTTTCGAGTAGTTGCTACGAACGACGTGGGAACAACAAATGGTGGTGATCGGATGTTTAGCACATTGGAACTTGCTCCTCCTGTTATTAGTGGTAGTCTCCAGGGGATTGTTGCCAGCGAAGGGGAACTTGTCACTGTGAATGTCCAGATTGCAGCTGAGGCCGGTCTGAACCGGGCTGAGTTGAAATACTTCATTGGCGGCACGAAGACGTTGCGAACATCTGCGTTTTCGGACGTGGGTGGAAATCAGTATCAAGCTTTAATTCCACCGGAACACGTGACCGACCGTGGGATCGTTGGCTTCATACAAGCTGAAGACAATTTGGGCAGGGTGGCTGTATCTGATACGGCAGAAATCAGGGTCCACTTTGACGATATTGGTATTTCCCGCGTGTCCACCGAGCAGTATGCCATGATATCCGTTCCCGGAGACCTTGATGGGAAGAACCAAACTCCCGTTCTTGGCGATGAACTTGGGGTATACGACAAGACCCGGTGGCGTCTCTTCGGGTGGAATGGTACAAATTATACGGAGTTCGAAGGGTCGGCGAACTTTAATCCAGGAGCGGCGTTTTGGATTATCACGGCCAAGGGTGCGAACCTATCTGGGGGTCCAGGGACCTCGACACAACTGATGCCGGCGCACAGCATAGGTCTCAATCAGGGATGGAACCAGATTGGATCCCCGTACAACTTTGATGTGGACGTCGGCCAGATGAAATACGATCCTGCGGCGATTGAGCCGCAATTCTACGAGTACGATCCTGCCATCAACGATTATGTAATCCAAACCAGCATGAAGCCAGGGGGAGGCGTCTGGATCTATGCCTTCCAAAACACTGCTCTTCAAGTAAACTCCGGTACTGGAAGTCTGGCCCGGCAAGTGGTGGAGACACTTCCCCTACAGTGGGGTGGGAGGGCGAAAGCCACCGTAGGCCACATGCAGGACACGGAGAATGCGTTCGGGGTTGCATCCATGGCTTCAGACGCGTGGGATGAATCAGACCGCCACGAACCGCCGGTGATTGGCGATTATGTCACTCTGGCCTTCGACAATCGGGAGTGGGACTATCGTGGTGGGCTCTACAGCAGAGACATCCGAAGCCAAGAGGCTCAAGGGCACGTCTGGCCCTTTGTGGTCCGGACAAACCATGAGGGATACGTCCATCTTGACTTTGAATGGACAGAGGCAGTCCCTCCAGGGTGGGAAGCTCATGTGGTGGACAGAGATCTTGAGGTTGTCCGTACTCTGTCGGAGGTTCCCCAATACACCTTCAGGTCTAACGGTTCGAAGACTCAGCGTAACTTCAGTCTGGTGGTGGGACAGCCGTCGTTTGTCAGGGAAGCCATCGAAGAATTTGTGACGGTTCCTGAGGAATATGAGCTGTTTCAGAATATGCCAAATCCATTCAATGCGGTCACCACCATTCGGTTCAGTCTCCCCGAGGAGGGTAAGGTGAATCTTGTCATCTATGATGTGATGGGTCATGAAGTGGTCACCCTTTCCAAGGAAGAAAGATATGATCGTGGTATACATATCTCTCTATGGAATGGGAAGAATCGTTATGGCCGTAACGTCGGCACGGGCGTTTACCTCTACCGTATTCAGGCTGGTGACTTTATCCAGTCTCGCAAGATGGTTTTGTTGAGGTGA